One genomic window of Paramormyrops kingsleyae isolate MSU_618 chromosome 22, PKINGS_0.4, whole genome shotgun sequence includes the following:
- the tubg1 gene encoding tubulin gamma-1 chain produces MPREIITLQLGQCGNQIGFEFWKQLCAEHGISPEGIVEEFATEGTDRKDVFFYQADDEHYIPRAVLLDLEPRVIHSILNSPYANLYNPENIYLSEHGGGAGNNWASGFSQGEKIHEDIFDIIDREADGSDSLEGFVLCHSIAGGTGSGLGSYLLEKLNDRYPKKLVQTYSVFPNQDEMSDVVVQPYNSLLTLKRLTQNADCVVVLDNTALNRIATDRLHIQNPSFSQINQLVSTIMSASTTTLRYPGYMNNDLIGLIASLIPTPRLHFLMTGYTPLTTDQSVASVRKTTVLDVMRRLLQPKNVMVSTGRDRQTNHCYIAILNIIQGEVDPTQVHKSLQRIRERKLANFIPWGPASIQVALSRKSPYLPSAHRVSGLMMANHTSISSLFERTCRQYDKLRKREAFLEQFRKEDMFKENFDELDNSREVVQQLIDEYSAATRPDYISWGSQEQ; encoded by the exons TCGGCTTTGAGTTTTGGAAGCAGCTGTGCGCCGAACATGGCATCAGCCCGGAGGGAATCGTGGAGGAGTTCGCCACGGAGGGCACGGACCGCAAAGATGTGTTTTTCTACCAG GCAGACGATGAACACTACATCCCAAGGGCGGTTCTGCTCGATCTGGAGCCCAGGGTCATCCACTCCATCCTGAACTCGCCGTACGCCAACCTGTACAACCCAGAGAACATCTACCTGTCAGAACACGGAGGGGGCGCTGGGAACAACTGGGCCAGCGGCTTCTCCCAG GGTGAGAAAATCCACGAGGACATCTTCGATATCATCGACAGAGAGGCAGATGGCAGCGACAGCTTGGAG GGGTTTGTACTCTGCCACTCCATTGCAGGAGGGACAGGATCAGGCCTGGGATCGTATCTGCTGGAGAAACTGAACGATAG GTACCCCAAGAAGCTGGTGCAGACATACTCGGTGTTCCCCAACCAGGACGAGATGAGTGATGTGGTGGTGCAGCCCTACAACTCTTTGCTGACGCTGAAGAGGTTGACGCAGAACGCTGACTGCGTG GTGGTGCTGGACAACACGGCCCTGAACCGCATCGCCACGGACCGCCTGCATATCCAGAACCCCTCCTTCTCTCAGATCAACCAGCTG GTGTCCACCATAATGTCTGCCAGCACGACGACTTTGCGCTACCCCGGCTACATGAACAACGACCTGATTGGCCTGATAGCATCCCTCATCCCCACCCCGCGCCTGCATTTCCTGATGACGGGGTACACCCCTCTCACCACCGACCAATCG GTGGCCAGTGTGAGGAAGACCACGGTGCTGGACGTTATGAGGAGGCTGCTGCAGCCCAAGAACGTCATGGTGTCGACGGGCCGAGACCGGCAGACCAACCACTGCTACATCGCCATCCTGAACATCATCCAGGGCGAGGTGGATCCCACGCAG GTGCATAAGAGCCTACAGAGAATCCGAGAGAGGAAGCTGGCCAACTTTATCCCTTGGGGACCCGCCAGCATCCAAGTGGCCCTGTCAAGGAAGTCCCCCTACCTACCCTCCGCCCATCGTGTCAGCGGGCTGATGATGGCCAATCACACGAGCATTTCCTCT CTCTTTGAACGCACGTGCCGGCAGTACGACAAGCTACGCAAGCGCGAGGCTTTCCTGGAACAGTTCCGGAAGGAGGATATGTTCAAGGAGAACTTCGACGAGCTGGATAACTCTCGGGAAGTGGTCCAGCAGCTCATTGATGAGTACAGTGCCGCCACCAGGCCCGACTATATCTCCTGGGGGTCCCAGGAGCAGTGA